The Aspergillus fumigatus Af293 chromosome 7, whole genome shotgun sequence genome includes the window ctaggagacttatccatcgactgcgcttacagggctggcctgataacctagctcgctAGGTAGCCTCCTTTatcacagggcgagtggtacaaatccgcattaacgtgaaataggaccagcaacagaaatactctgcagcctgccacaaggttcactagtatcccctattctatttatgctctatctagcccccttattctggcttggagttccaaagtccaggtttggatacgcggacgatggagctatcctggcaatctcactgTCTATTaaggcgaactgccaaagcctatccaactccctacaagaagcccttgactgggccgctatggaggggatcaccttcgcgccagataaatatgaactaatccatttctcacgccgcaaggctgaccaggatccaagccacacactAAGTATCAtagcaggcccggtcacagtctccgagaatacaactcgcccttacctgtgttggctgggggtcctctttgacaagaagctcagcttcaagtaccatgtcagggagacaacctcaaaggctctgacagttgtaaatgccctccgtggcctcgggaacacagtccggggaatcaagccctatctcatgcgacaggcggtgatagcctgtgtgctccggaaagcctactttaGCGCAGAAACCTAGTagccaggtcgctcgcgcccctgcccccgtgcaggctctatctcaaaccaggtccaggggcaacttgataagatagctaaggttatacagacatgccgtaaaatacatacacacacacacacacacacgccaCAAACACATTGTCTAGCACCGGTGTCCTGGACATGCAGCAATTTCTTTTAGATCCGACGGAAAGGAGAGCCGTACAAGAATGTCTCCAGACGTGTCTAGCCCGACTGCCGCGATAGTAGCTCACGAACAGGTCTCGCAGGGCCCTGGCACTTCTGGGGCTAGCAACTTGCGAGTATGTGACAAATGCATTTCGTCAGTGGTTGCGTCCATACCCCGGATTTCGGCCTGACTAACCCTTTTTAGGAGAAAAGTAAAGTGTGAGTGCCTTCACTGAAGATCCCCGTACGAAAGCAATCGTCACTGAGACCCATTGAAGGCGATCAGAAACGACCGGTATGCTCTCGATGTCATGAGGGAGGTTTTGCCTGCATTTATTCAtcctccaagaagaagccgggCCCTGCCAGAGGAACACGAAAGGCAGCAAGGCGCACTGCCAAGTCCCCAGAAAAGACTACTCGTTCATTTGTCAGTCCTGAGCACGACAATGACGAGCACATGTcttcattcttttctgacaTATTTGttgcttctccagcgacAGAATGCCAGTTGAACACTGACGCTGGCTTCCTAACTGGCTATGGCGCCACACAGACGCAATCTCTCCTTTCAGGGTTATCACCGCTTGTCCCTGCAGCTGGGCCACCTGTGCCCTCGGAGCTGGGGATTTCCGCAGAGATGCAGGCGAAGCTGTAAGTCCTGCCACCTACCATTTCTTGTCTCAAAATTGACGACCATTACGTCAATTTCTGTTAGGGTCCATGACTTCTTCGACTTTGTCCACTATTCCATCCCATTATTCCGGAAAGAAGACTTTCTCCAGCAGTACGAGGGCGGAACGATCAACCGTTCTTTGCTGCTCACTGTCCTAGCTGTCACAGCAAAGTCTCTCGGCCTACCGCACGGTTGGCAGGTAGCCAACATCGATGATTGTCTTCAACAACTGTTGAAGACCGACCCGTTGGATGCTCCGACCCAGCCAGCCCTGTTGCTGGATGCGTTCCGGCAAAGCTGCCTGCTCGCATTTTATCGGTTTCACCAGGGTCATGGTGGGGATGCATGGGACTACATCAGTCGTCTCTCGCGTAAGGCCCTGCGATTAGGTCTGCATCAGCTGGATTCCACTGATCGATACAACTCGTTTGGCGACATCTTGGCAAACCCAGCCAACCTGGAAGAATGGAGATATGTTTGGTGGTGTATCTACTGCTTGGACTCGTACTCGAACATCACAGCAGCCACCCCATTTGTCCTGGAAAAAGAGAGCATACAGACCGCCTTAGTGGCTACTTCTCTGGAGGGCTCAAGCGATAGCCGCGTTGGTAGTCGCGAACCGCAGTTTCTGCCCACAGATACTAAAAATCTGTGGCGCATTTCAGCGGAAATGGGCTGTCTTAGTACCCCTGCCTCTTATTTTAACATGCACATCGTCACAACATCTCTCCTAAGAGAAGCAGCGGCTATTTTTCGGTTAAGGAGGCAAAACCCGTCGGAAGCTCTTCGAGACCGACAATCTCAATTCAGAGATCACCTCTCGGCCGTAGTTCTTTCCTTGCCGCCACAGTTTCTCCGCGAAGCTCGCAACGCTTTTACCAATGAATCCAGCTTAGACCATCATGCTCGGCTTGTCTGTCTACTTCATCTGCATGCAGCACGACTTCTGAACACAATCACATTCGATATGTCGGACGATTCGGAGTGGACCACGGCATGAGAGCGATCCCTAGCCCACTCCGAGAACATTGTGGCTGTCATCCGAGAATGGGACAGCCGGTACTGTTCGACTGTCGATCCAGCCATTTGTCTCATTGTATTCTCGACCTTGATTCTACTCTACCTGCATGAATTACACGAGGCCATATCTGGAATGCCTGCCCTTTCCGAGAGACTCCAGGCAGAGAAGAACATACTACTTTTGTTTTTGGAACAGTTTGCCCAAATCTGGGCCCTTCCGAAGTCACTCAAAGGTGGGCCCGCAATATTGAGTTTGATTCCATTTTCTTCCAACATGGCTGATTTCTACCAGTGTCGTTCGAGAAATTCAGTAGTGTTGTCCACGGTCCACTCTCCGCCTACGACATTGGCCAGCTCCTGATACAAGCGCCTGGACCCTTTCGGCCATGGAGGGGACTCCTCGGTCTCGCGCCAAATCCGCGGGACCCGTTGCTCACTCCACAGGAACCCGTGATTGACCTTTCCGGGCTTGATTTTTCGTTCGACTTTTTCTCGACTTTATGACGGCAGTGTCTAGGGTTCGAATTGCCCTTAGCAGAATGCCTCCTTGCTGCTCGGTTTTTCGTTGGCGTCCTTCATCTCCGCTTAT containing:
- a CDS encoding transcription factor domain-containing protein, which encodes MSSFFSDIFVASPATECQLNTDAGFLTGYGATQTQSLLSGLSPLVPAAGPPVPSELGISAEMQAKLVHDFFDFVHYSIPLFRKEDFLQQYEGGTINRSLLLTVLAVTAKSLGLPHGWQVANIDDCLQQLLKTDPLDAPTQPALLLDAFRQSCLLAFYRFHQGHGGDAWDYISRLSRKALRLGLHQLDSTDRYNSFGDILANPANLEEWRYVWWCIYCLDSYSNITAATPFVLEKESIQTALVATSLEGSSDSRVGSREPQFLPTDTKNLWRISAEMGCLSTPASYFNMHIVTTSLLREAAAIFRLRRQNPSEALRDRQSQFRDHLSAVVLSLPPQFLREARNAFTNESSLDHHARLVCLLHLHAARLLNTITFDMSDDSEWTTA